A segment of the Ailuropoda melanoleuca isolate Jingjing unplaced genomic scaffold, ASM200744v2 unplaced-scaffold32309, whole genome shotgun sequence genome:
CTTGGAAAATGTNAGCTGCTGTTTCAGAGAAGGATTCCTGGCATAACCAATGATCAGACTTCCAAAGACTGTTCCAATACCAGCACCAGAACCAGCCACTCCTACTGTGGCAGCACCTGCACCAATAAATTTGGCAGCAGTATCAATGTCTCTGTTGAGAGCACTAGTTTGAAACTCCCTTAGTGCTAGCTGACTGCCAGTATTCTGAGAACCTGTAATGAAAGTTGTATTGCCCTCTCCAGTCCTGACTTCTGGCCTAGACAACACCGATGCAGAAATTGGTCTGTAAAGGATCCTTGATCCAGGGCGCATCAATGCGGGGGAGCCAGCGGCGAGCTTGACGCACGCGAACATGGTTGCTGCAGTGCTAATGCTGTGGACGCGGCGGTGGGAAGGCAGGCGGCCGCTGGAGCTCTGCAGCTGCTGGAGATCTGGGCTGGGCCTTCTAGCTCGGGGAGATGGTGGCAGCAGCGGCGCCGCCGGCTTTCCGCCTAAGCTAGTAAGGAGGTA
Coding sequences within it:
- the LOC117798555 gene encoding ATP synthase F(0) complex subunit C3, mitochondrial-like; this encodes MFACVKLAAGSPALMRPGSRILYRPISASVLSRPEVRTGEGNTTFITGSQNTGSQLALREFQTSALNRDIDTAAKFIGAGAATVGVAGSGAGIGTVFGSLIIGYARNPSLKQQLFSYAILGFALSEAMGLFCLMVAFLILFAM